ATTTTAAAGACGGGTGGAGCATGAATTGGTATGGTAAAAAAAACGGTGAAGGGATAGAATATTTTGTTTTGATTTTATGCATCTTGTTCGTATTAATGTTAGACGGTGGAGGGTTATTTTCATTCGACCGCTTTTTAATGAACTTTTTTTGTTATTAACAAACAATTCGGTACACATCTGCTCAGTATTTGCCTCGGGTTGGTATCAAACAGAGTAAATTAGGTTCATAACATGGATTTGGTCTTGAGTAGCAATTCAAATGCAACAAAGCGGAAGTGATAAGTGGATACGGATTAGGAACAAACGTTAATTTAGCGTATAAAAAATGGAAAATAAAGAATTTAGATTTCAAGGACTGGATGCTAAAGCTGAATTACAGATTTCCTTGTGGCTTGTTATTCCCGCATTAATTATGATGTTTGGAACCTTGTATCTATCCCATCAAATTTTTTCGAATGCATTTTTTCTTTTCCCAATTATTATTGCGGCACTGATTACAATTTTAGGAAGTATCACACTACTGCAAATCATCAGCAATAAGATAAACGATAAGCAATGGATCATCAGAATCAGTAAACAAGAAACTATTAACGCAAGATTTAGAAATAATGTATATGATTTTAATCTGACTGATATCGTGATGATTAAAAATATGGGAAATAAAGGTGTTCGCTATTTAACCATTAAAACTAACGGTAGGCTTCTTAAAATAAGAGTCGGCCACACTGGCTTCGCTCCTTTTTCCACCGAAGCAGATATCACTGAGCTGGATGCATTTATAGCTTATCTAAGGCCATATATAGATCAGAATTTTAACACAAAAGTGCTCAAGAATGCAATAAACCCCAACGTTATTCCAAATTTTGGTGTATTTGTAAGAAAAGGCGAAAAAATCAAATACAGCATCATCAATAGGATGGAACCCTGGCAGGTTATTGCAATGATCTTATCCATAGGCATCATCACCATGATCATTTTTTTCAGTGTAATGGAATATTATTTTTTTAAGTAAAGTAAAAATGGCCGGAAAAAAGTTGTAGCGAACTATTAATTTAATCATCGTAGAGCCAATATGATGAAAGATTTAAATGTAAATTTAGACATGAGTAAAATTTTGCGAGAACAGCTCCGAAACTATATCGATATAACAGATGTGGAGTTTGATTATATTTTGAGCCATTTTAGCTTTAAGAAATTCAAAAAGCATCAATTCCTCATACAGGAAGGTCAGTTCGTATTAAATGATTACTTTTTGCTCTCTGGCTGTGTGAAATCATATTATACTGACGAAATCGGTAAAATACATATTCTTCTTTTCGCTATTCAGGATTGGTGGATAACAGATTACGAAGCCTATTATTATCATAAGAACGCAAAAGTCAATATTGATTGTCTAGAAGATACCGAAGTGCTATGCCTTAGCAATGAAAACAGAGAAAAGCTCTGCCGCGAATTCCATCAAGTCGAACATTTTTTCAGAAAGAAAACAAACCGCAGGAACGTGGCGTTGCAAAACAGGATCCTATCCTTACTGAGCAGCTCTGCAAAGGAGCGTTATGAAAAGTTTGTACAAGACTATCCATCGTTGGTGCAAAAGTTGCCCAAGCACATTGTTGCTGCTTATCTTGGTGTAACAAGAGAAACACTGAGTCGCTTATACGCGCCAAACAATTGATCTACCTCACATTTTTTTTGTGAGGTACGTCCTTTATATCTTTAAAGAATACCCTGAATTTTGTTTTGTCAAATTAAAAATTAAGCACAATGACAACATTTAACATTCAAACAGCAAGCAGCACTGTGAACTGGACAGGAAAGAAAATTCTGGGCTTACACACGGGAACTATTCAAATCAAAAGTGGTTTTTTGACTTTTGAAAACGATCAGATCATCGATGGAGAAATACAGATTGACATGACTTCAATTGTAATCACCGATATTTCTGACAAATCTATTTACAAGGAGTTTTTTGATCATTTAAACCACGATGATTTTTTCTCGGTCGATCAAATTAAGACAGCTTCTATGAAAATCAACAATGGAAGAAAGGAAAATATGCATTACTTCATTAGTGGTGATTTGACCATTAAGAATATTACACAGCCCATTCATTTTACGGCGACTGTAGAAATATTCAGCGATTTCTTGCATGCATTGGGCGAAATCAACATTGACCGGACATTGTACAATATTCGGTATGGCTCCGGAAAGTTTATACCGAATTTGGGCGACAAATTGATTTACGATGAGTTTGTACTACAGTTCAAATTAGTTGGGCAACGCTAAATTTATTCATATGTGGACAAAAACAAAATTCACTAAACTCCTTGGAATAGATTTACCCATCGTTCAAGGTCCCTTTGGTGGAAAACTATCCTCAGAGGATCTTACAGCACTAGTGTCAAATAAGGGCGGATTAGGCTCTTATGGTGGACAGCCGTATGATGCTGCCGAACTAATTTCTATATCTAGAGGCATCAGAAAATTGACCTCAAAACCATTTAACATTAATCTATGGGTTAATGATCAAGATGCTACGGCCGGAGATTTTGATGAAAGCAAGTTTCAGCAAGTTATCAAACTTTTGGAGCCATACTTTGAAGAGGTCGGTGCAGAACCACCGACATTTCCTTTGCCAGCGAGTCCTAAGTTTGAAGAGCAGATTGAAGCTATTTTTGAGATAAAACCAGCGGTTTTTAGTTTTGTTTATGGCATACCCTCTGAAGCAATTTTGGAGAAATGCCGGCGATTAGGAATCATAACGATAGGAACTGCTACTACGTTAGATGAAGCTATCGCTATAGAACATGCTGGAGTCGATGCCGTGGTAGCCACAGGCTTTGATGCAGGTGGGCATCGGGTTTCATTTCTGGATAAACCCGAAGAAAGTTTAATAGGAACGTTTTCATTTATTCCGCAAGTCGCGGATACCGTAAGAATCCCTGTCATAGGTGCTGGCGGTGTTGCCGATGCCCGTGGGGTAAAAGCGGCAATGGCACTGGGTGCCGACGCTGTTCAAATAGGAACAGCTTTTCTGGCTACCCGGCAATCTGGAGCAAGTAAAATACATCGTGAAAAATTATTTTCAAAAGAAGCCCGCTATACAACATTGACCAAAGTTTTTACAGGACGATTATCAAGAGGATTGAAAAACCGCTTGACAGAGGAGTTAAAAGAATTTCAAAATAGTTTGGCCCCTTATCCATTGCAGGGAAAAATTGTTGGTAAACTGGGGGCGTATCCTGCAAATTCCGAATCGGATCCTGAATTGAAGTCGTTTTGGGCAGGTCAGGCGGCCTCTATTCTTCAATATCATGACGCAGAAAAACTGATTGCAGCTATTAGTGCTGAAATGGAAAGATAAGAAGTATGTGCAATTTAAAAACGATCCGAAACTTACCTTTTACTCGTTACATCAATTATAGAAAAGCCGAGTTTTAAAGGTCGGCTTTTCTATACTCCATGTTGGCATTTGGGATTCGTTTATATGAATGTTAGATAGTTTTTCGCGACATAATCTTTAGGCTTCTTGATTTTTCCTTAGAGAACACTTTTTCAGCTGTTTTTGTTCCATATCGACTATAGTCTAGAGCAAAAAGGTTAAGAGCATTTGCCGAACCCAATGGTTCGGGTAAACCAACTTTATATAAACAAATCAGCAGCCAGTTTAATACTGGCTATTTTGTTAATTCAGATGAGATTGAACAGGATATTAGTAAAGTTGCTTTATACATCTTAGTCACTTTGGATTAAAGCTTACTCAGGAAGACTTGGATCATTTTTTTTGCCAGGATCAATGTCGATCGACAATAAATCGTGCGATTCACCCTTCAAATAACTGCGCATCTTTTCGCTCATAGCTCCCATAGCGAACGGAAAGTAATGCATATAACATATCAGGTTTTACGGCCTCTTGAATACTGTCCAAACGGTTTAACATGACATTTCTATACCGATATCTTCGTCTATATGCGTTGCTAACTACATTGCTATTTTCTCTCCATGTTTTTTCGCAAAAGCAATCAGGAGTGGATAGCAATGCGTTGGCAATTCAGTTCGTTGAGCGACAGCTTCCCGAGGGCGATTATACCGCAGCGGTGTTGGGAGTTCCACGTCCCAACGCAGCGCAACGTGCAATCGTTGAGAAAATGAAACAAGCCGTGACCGCCAATGAAGATTGGTTTTATAAAACAAGGAAGGAATTAAAACCAGGAGAGCCGATACCGTATCACGAGAATCTAGGTATTAGCGAAGAGGAGTATGCTGTTTTTATGAAGTTCTCCCAATCTGTCAAATTAGACAAAATAGGGGTTATTGAACTCAAGATCGTGCGTAAGGAAAATAGTTTACAATTTGAACCGAAAGATTTCGGCGACTATTTAAAATATCTAGTCTTCGATTTAAAAGACAAGAGGGTCAGGGTTGATAGTCTGGTATTGGAATACAAAGAGCAGATCACGATGGATGCCAAAAGGACAACATTGGTTGCAGGGCCATGGGTAGGTTACTCCTGGCAGCTCGAAGAAGTTAAGAAAGACGGACAATTAATTTCAGATCCAAATAAAGTAGTTCCTGCAGAAATGGGAGAATTGGATATAAAATCTATTAAGGTAATCATTGGCGAACTCGCTCATAGCAATCAGCGTTTTCTATATCTCAAGAGTAACATTGTCAATAAAGGACATTTGCTTGCAAAACAGGATTTAGCTCTTATATTAACAAAAAAATAAGCTGAAATCCAACGTCATGCTTAACTTATTGACTGATCGGAAGATTACATAAGGAGCTCAATTCTGCGGCATTATCTCATTTGTTTGCTTAAGATAACTTTTTATCTTGAATAAACCTTTAAAGTGAAACCGACCAGTGTCTGTAACGAAGTGAGGTTTTCATCATTGAGATGCAGCAGCTTCTTTCAAGAATTTTTTAAGGACCGTGCAGTGTACTATACCTCAAGTCTCATCAATAAACAATTAGCACGAGGTATGAAGGATAGTGATTATTACCTACCAGAGGTTTACTTTATTGGTATTTTGGAGTTTGACATGGATAGAAATAGAAGTTCTGGTATATCACGTGTCACAGAGCGTCCTTATTTCTATGATGTGGCACTGTGTGGCAAATTGACCAAAGCAGTGGTTGTACTTACTCAAACATTTGAGTACCATGGATAGATTGCCATCATTTTTCGATAAAATATCATTTAGATAGGAGAGATAGGTAAATTAACGGAGGAGGAGCTAATGTTATACGAAGCAAGTTTAAAACATAAGCGTGATACTGAGAGCGTATTTAATTCGGCCAAAAAATCCGGAGAAGCCTTGGGTCACGCTAAAGGCCTAGCAGAGGGTAAAGCTAAAGGTTTAGCAGAAGGAGAGCGTAGAAAAGCGCTTAACACTGCTAAGGCATTCAAGGAAATGGGGCTACCTATAGCTGATATTGCTAAGGGCACAACACTTTCTGCCGAAGAGGTCGAAAACTCTAGTACATCGGTGCTAGCGTGCTATAAGTGAAACCTCTCTCGCACCAGGCTAAAACCATCAATCATTTTATTTCCAACTTTGCGTTAATACATGACTTACCAATTATCGATATTGGCGGATTTTTCAAGAATGGATTTAATCAGCCCATTAAAGTACGCGTTTACGAATTGATGCCTTTTCTCTTTTTTGGGGTTACCGTTGCCTTTGAAATAAAATTTTTTCACAT
The genomic region above belongs to Sphingobacterium zeae and contains:
- a CDS encoding Crp/Fnr family transcriptional regulator — translated: MSKILREQLRNYIDITDVEFDYILSHFSFKKFKKHQFLIQEGQFVLNDYFLLSGCVKSYYTDEIGKIHILLFAIQDWWITDYEAYYYHKNAKVNIDCLEDTEVLCLSNENREKLCREFHQVEHFFRKKTNRRNVALQNRILSLLSSSAKERYEKFVQDYPSLVQKLPKHIVAAYLGVTRETLSRLYAPNN
- a CDS encoding YceI family protein produces the protein MTTFNIQTASSTVNWTGKKILGLHTGTIQIKSGFLTFENDQIIDGEIQIDMTSIVITDISDKSIYKEFFDHLNHDDFFSVDQIKTASMKINNGRKENMHYFISGDLTIKNITQPIHFTATVEIFSDFLHALGEINIDRTLYNIRYGSGKFIPNLGDKLIYDEFVLQFKLVGQR
- a CDS encoding NAD(P)H-dependent flavin oxidoreductase; the protein is MWTKTKFTKLLGIDLPIVQGPFGGKLSSEDLTALVSNKGGLGSYGGQPYDAAELISISRGIRKLTSKPFNINLWVNDQDATAGDFDESKFQQVIKLLEPYFEEVGAEPPTFPLPASPKFEEQIEAIFEIKPAVFSFVYGIPSEAILEKCRRLGIITIGTATTLDEAIAIEHAGVDAVVATGFDAGGHRVSFLDKPEESLIGTFSFIPQVADTVRIPVIGAGGVADARGVKAAMALGADAVQIGTAFLATRQSGASKIHREKLFSKEARYTTLTKVFTGRLSRGLKNRLTEELKEFQNSLAPYPLQGKIVGKLGAYPANSESDPELKSFWAGQAASILQYHDAEKLIAAISAEMER
- a CDS encoding PD-(D/E)XK nuclease family transposase, whose protein sequence is MKPTSVCNEVRFSSLRCSSFFQEFFKDRAVYYTSSLINKQLARGMKDSDYYLPEVYFIGILEFDMDRNRSSGISRVTERPYFYDVALCGKLTKAVVVLTQTFEYHG